In a single window of the Vitis vinifera cultivar Pinot Noir 40024 chromosome 6, ASM3070453v1 genome:
- the LOC100245016 gene encoding ethylene-responsive transcription factor ERN1 codes for MELYFQNHPNGVSSPCKQTKVRERTATNKCSKSGKFVGVRQRPSGKWVAEIKNTTQKIRMWLGTFNTAEEAARAYDEAACLLRGSNTRTNFATHAPTNSPLSLKIRNLLHRKKSLKQNHPPPPAALTTIPTEMSTGASSTSGNSHSINASHASNVVKQDIQMFDDAYRPDLSNCIGELRLGSSQFDPSWVFPAGSDWLQSTQDGFEFPKHAELLSRATDLDMTEFGLMKVERHLSASFNAMNGVNEYMENVYDSNDAFWDPSLCQLFCTG; via the coding sequence ATGGAACTCTATTTCCAGAATCACCCAAATGGGGTGTCTTCACCCTGCAAACAGACCAAGGTCAGGGAAAGAACAGCAACCAACAAATGCAGCAAAAGCGGCAAGTTTGTTGGGGTGAGGCAAAGGCCTTCTGGGAAATGGGTGGCAGAGATCAAGAACACGACACAGAAGATTAGAATGTGGCTGGGGACATTCAACACTGCTGAAGAGGCTGCTCGAGCTTATGATGAAGCTGCCTGCCTTCTTCGTGGTTCCAACACCCGAACCAACTTTGCCACTCATGCCCCTACCAATTCTCCGCTCTCTTTGAAGATCAGAAACCTGCTCCATCGCAAAAAGAGTTTAAAACAAAATCATCCTCCGCCTCCTGCTGCTCTGACAACTATTCCCACTGAAATGAGTACTGGAGCTAGTTCTACTAGTGGTAACAGTCATAGCATTAATGCTAGTCATGCATCTAATGTTGTGAAACAAGATATCCAAATGTTTGATGATGCATATAGACCTGATTTGAGCAACTGCATTGGGGAGCTCAGACTAGGTTCATCTCAATTTGATCCCTCCTGGGTATTTCCAGCTGGTTCTGATTGGCTTCAATCAACCCAGGACGGTTTTGAGTTTCCTAAACATGCTGAGTTGTTGTCCAGAGCAACAGACCTAGATATGACGGAATTCGGGCTCATGAAAGTAGAGAGACATTTATCAGCATCATTCAATGCCATGAATGGAGTAAATGAGTACATGGAAAATGTTTACGATTCCAATGATGCTTTCTGGGATCCTTCACTGTGTCAGCTGTTCTGCACAGGTTGA